In the genome of Gadus morhua chromosome 14, gadMor3.0, whole genome shotgun sequence, one region contains:
- the LOC115558521 gene encoding WD repeat-containing protein 88, giving the protein MALRDSDPLALDEPAGGGQDHPGRREEETEVRQPSSKVPFKVLRGHGEAVTGCHLCFDDSRLLTSSHDNTAIIWDTDRLVALQCYGGSHSAGISECALVPGTNRMVTVSWDQTMVCWDLETAKTLWTSRHAGLLTSCSVSSDGKLIVCVSDMDNEMDISLATNGECLHKVKEHHSSTMTRCRFDPQGQHVATVSVDRTIKLWDLLAQRTTMSINSNHSNTVSSCCFTDSGRFLCTASWDRSLQLWDLETGAFRSRGGLRLGGVHVGSVSSCAFSADAQLLVSGSYDRTVALWDMASQCHTLSLKGHSDWVTDVSISMDKKLVASCSRDGTCRLWSVEACDVIPEVVEKTENQLLKCGQCGGSFCVPRSEASDQLPTNCVFCRMKTGGRYRPQPPSL; this is encoded by the exons ATGGCCCTTAGGGACAGCGACCCCCTAGCGCTGGACGAGCCTGCAGGGGGCGGGCAGGACCACCCGGGgcgaagggaggaggagacggaggtccGCCAGCCCAGCTCCAAG GTTCCCTTTAAGGTGCTGCGTGGACATGGCGAGGCTGTGACCGGCTGTCACCTGTGCTTCGACGACAGCCGTCTGCTGACCAGCTCCCATGACAACACAGCCATCATATGG GACACAGATCGGCTGGTGGCCTTGCAGTGCTACGGAGGATCTCATTCTGCTGGCATCAGCGAATGTGCCCTGGTCCCAGGAACCAACCG CATGGTGACGGTTTCCTGGGATCAGACGATGGTCTGCTGGGACCTGGAAACGGCGAAGACTCTG TGGACATCGAGGCATGCTGGCTTGTTGACCTCCTGTAGCGTGTCCTCTGACGGGAAGCTCATCGTGTGCGTCTCTGACATGGACAACGAGATGGACATCTCCCTGGCAACCAACGGCGAGTGTCTGCACAAGGTTAAAG agcaCCACAGTTCCACCATGACGCGCTGCAGGTTCGACCCCCAGGGGCAGCACGTGGCCACGGTGTCTGTGGACCGCACCATCAAGCTGTGGGACCTGCTGGCCCAGCGCACCACCATGTCCATCAACAG taaccatagcaacaccgTCTCCAGTTGCTGCTTCACCGACAGCGGCCGCTTCTTGTGCACGGCGTCGTGGGACCGCAGCCTCCAGCTGTGGGACCTGGAGACCGGGGCCTTCCGCTCCCGGGGGGGCCTGAGGCTGGGGGGGGTGCACGTGGGCTCCGTCAGCTCTTGTGCCTTCTCTGCCGACG cTCAGCTCCTGGTGTCCGGCTCCTACGACAGGACCGTTGCACTCTGGGATATGGCCTCTCAGTGCCACACACTCAGCCTAAAG GGCCACAGTGATTGGGTGACAGACGTTTCAATCAGTATGGACAAGAAATTGGTGGCGTCTTGTTCCAGG GACGGAACGTGCAGGCTGTGGTCTGTGGAGGCCTGTGATGTGATCCCAGAGGTGGTGGAGAAAACAGAAAATCAGCTGCTTAAG tGCGGGCAGTGCGGCGGTTCCTTCTGTGTGCCCCGCTCGGAGGCCTCGGACCAACTGCCGACCAACTGTGTCTTCTGCCGGATGAAGACTGGCGGCAGATACCGTcctcagcctccctccctctga
- the LOC115558536 gene encoding uncharacterized protein LOC115558536 — protein sequence MAAVSLFSWVFLQAVLLLDVHCRPVKMGPYFMNNAGYAAGRSSQGPAFMVKGGSTGGGSYSQDPAFYQPEELEAPEGYGTSSAAALPAGKSNSHPSLTDSSQAIAWVIPPSVYSGDTKSGQGGAASGSAPSNAMPGPQFIPGELLQLESTMEAGRFISETQERGNPPPPPPPPFAVNTEVFNSPPAQEASIPSSYGYFYPYDFMFVTGQYPPGTYAQARSSFEQGSDKFIENHYIRYEYPGGPGEEQPMQPYPSDAWQGMGKGMPNH from the exons ATGGCAGCAGTATCCCTCTTTTCGTG GGTCTTCCTCCAAGCAGTTTTGCTTTTGGATGTCCACTGTAGGCCTGTTAAGATGG gTCCATACTTCATGAATAATGCTGGATACGCGGCAGGTCGTTCTTCTCAAGGTCCGGCCTTCATGGTTAAAGGTGGATCCACAGGAGGTGGTTCTTATTCACAAGATCCAGCCTTCTACCAACCTGAAGAGCTGGAAGCCCCTGAAGGCTACGGCACTAGCTCCGCTGCTGCTCTTCCTGCTGGAAAAAGCAACAGCCATCCCTCCTTAACCGACTCGTCTCAAG CTATCGCTTGGGTTATCCCTCCTAGCGTCTATTCTGGTGACACAAAATCAGGTCAGGGTGGGGCTGCATCAGGGTCTGCTCCCAGCAATGCCATGCCTGGTCCGCAGTTCATCCCAGGAGAGCTGCTCCAACTCGAGAGCACAATGGAGGCTGGACGCTTCATTTCTGAGACCCAGGAACGGggcaaccctccccctcctcctccaccaccgttTGCTGTAAACACTGAGGTCTTCAACAGCCCACCTGCACAAGAAGCCTCTATACCCAGCTCTTATGGCTACTTCTATCCTTACGACTTCATGTTTGTCACCGGCCAGTACCCTCCCGGAACCTATGCTCAAGCcagaagtagttttgagcaaggCAGTGATAAGTTCATTGAAAACCATTACATCCGATACGAGTATCCCGGCGGCCCCGGTGAGGAGCAGCCAATGCAGCCTTACCCCAGTGACGCTTGGCAGGGCATGGGGAAAGGGATGCCTAATCATTAG
- the lrp3 gene encoding low-density lipoprotein receptor-related protein 3: MGVMRRLGATELLLLLQWLLARSALLAAACGVEVEVHAERRGVIYSPSWPQNYPPGVNCSWSIQAGQGEVITISFRSLDLDDPGGCRGDWLLLSPAGRGESRVCGSSLPPPFISSRGRLGLYFHSQANGSGQAQGFRLSYTRGRPGQTRCQPDEFLCGNRKCLPRAWRCNAQDECGDGSDEVGCPTPAAAADPPGLCPRRTLPCVHGQSTRCLPGELRCDGARDCPDGSDERGCPDTACGRHLRNFYGSFASPDFFLRANRSPAAAAAGAELHCAWFLDTQDPKPIVLQLELQLGPADSLSVYDGLLQQAEQLLQVLSHHNNRRTALLESSRGQMSLLYRAQAHSPGRGFNATYQVKGYCFPGERPCGGDQGCYAASRRCDGFWNCPSGRDEEGCPGCAEPGHYPCGPAPAPGHAPSVPCYPPHERCNNLKSCPGGDDESSCYACQPGNFHCQSNLCIPETWRCDGQQDCLDASDEAGCQAAVPRKVITAALIGSLVCSLLLVIALGCAFKLYSLRSSDSRAFETQMTRLEAEFVQREAPPSYGQLIAQGLIPPVEDFPLYNPTQTSVIQNLRSAMCRRIRRSSSRRRVARLWRRVSQRIRPRGHASLLTPPTGALALHCYRTVETRGHAPPSSGSSPLSPDRTSDRQEGAALSPGSAESWPAGGGGSRPSPDGSDSSDPEAPPAAPLPSCRVPRRASRKMVLGLTVSLRGVALQRYSPLGHMSPSLPPASMRDPPPEEGFGRAPR, translated from the exons ATGGGAGTGATGAGGCGGCTTGGAGCCACGGAGCTCCTTCTGCTGCTCCAGTGGCTGCTCGCCCGCTCTGCTCTACTGGCGGCCG CCTGTGGTGTTGAGGTGGAGGTTCacgcggagaggagaggggtcatCTACAGCCCGTCCTGGCCCCAGAACTACCCTCCAGGGGTCAACTGCTCCTGGAGCATCCAGGCCGGCCAGGGGGAGGTCATCACGATCAG TTTCCGTAGCTTGGACCTGGACGACCCCGGGGGGTGTAGGGGAGACTGGCTCCTCCTCAGCCCCGCTGGTAGAGGGGAGTCCAGGGTGTGTGGCTCGTCCCTGCCCCCGCCCTTTatctccagcagggggcgcctgGGGCTCTACTTCCACTCCCAGGCCAACGGTTCGGGGCAGGCGCAGGGCTTCCGGCTGTCGTACACCAGGG GACGCCCGGGCCAGACCCGCTGCCAGCCCGACGAGTTCCTGTGCGGCAACAGGAAGTGCCTGCCGCGCGCGTGGCGCTGCAACGCCCAGGACGAGTGCGGCGACGGCAGCGACGAGGTGGGCTGCCCCAcaccggccgccgccgccgaccccCCGGGCCTGTGCCCCCGGCGCACGCTGCCCTGCGTCCACGGCCAGTCCACGCGCTGCCTGCCCGGGGAGCTGCGCTGCGACGGCGCCCGCGACTGCCCTGACGGCTCGGACGAGCGCGGCTGCCCCGACACGGCGTGCGGGAGGCACCTGCGCAACTTCTACGGCTCCTTCGCCTCGCCCGACTTCTTCCTCCGGGCCAATCGcagcccggcggcggcggcggcgggggcggagcTGCACTGCGCGTGGTTCCTGGACACGCAGGACCCCAAGCCCATCGTGCTGCAGCTGGAGCTGCAGCTGGGGCCGGCGGACTCGCTCAGCGTGTACGACGGGCTGCTGCAGCAGGcggagcagctgctgcaggtgcTGTCCCACCACAACAACCGCCGCACCGCCCTCCTGGAGTCCAGCCGCGGACAGATGAGCCTGCTGTACCGCGCCCAGGCGCACAGCCCCGGGAGGGGCTTCAACGCCACCTACCAG GTCAAAGGTTACTGCTTCCCGGGGGAGCGCCCGTGCGGCGGCGACCAGGGCTGCTACGCCGCCAGCCGCCGCTGCGACGGCTTCTGGAACTGTCCGTCGGGCCGCGACGAGGAGGGCTGCCCCGGCTGCGCCGAGCCGGGCCACTACCCctgcggccccgcccccgcccccggccacgccccctccgtcCCCTGCTACCCGCCCCACGAGCGCTGCAACAACCTCAAGAGCTGCCCCGGCGGCGACGACGAGAGCAGCTGCTACGCGTGCCAGCCGGGGAACTTCCACTGCCAGAGCAACCTGTGCATCCCCGAGACGTGGCGCTGCGACGGGCAGCAGGACTGCCTGGACGCCAGCGACGAGGCGGGCTGCCAGGCCGCCGTGCCGCGCAAGGTGATCACGGCGGCCCTCATCGGCAGCCTGGTGTGCAGCCTGCTGCTGGTCATCGCCCTGGGGTGCGCCTTCAAGCTCTACTCCCTGCGCAGCTCCGACAGCAG AGCCTTTGAGACCCAGATGACCCGTCTGGAGGCGGAGTTTGTCCAGAGAGAAGCCCCGCCCTCTTACGGACAGCTGATCGCTCAGGGTCTCATCCCCCCAGTGGAGGACTTCCCCCTTTATAACCCAACCCAG acctcggTGATCCAGAACCTCCGCTCGGCAATGTGCCGGCGGATCCGCCGGAGCTCCTCCCGCCGCCGCGTCGCTCGCCTGTGGCGCCGCGTCTCCCAGAGGATCCGCCCCCGCGGCCACGCCTCCCTGCTGACCCCGCCCACCGGGGCCCTGGCGCTGCACTGCTACCGCACGGTGGAGACCCGGGGCCACGCACCCCCCTCGtccggctcctcccccctctcccccgacAGGACCTCGGACCGCCAGGAGGGGGCGGCGTTGTCCCCCGGCTCGGCGGAGAGCTGGCCCGCCGGGGGGGGCGGCTCCCGGCCCAGCCCGGACGGCAGCGACTCCTCGGATCCCGaggccccccccgccgcccccctcccctcctgcagAGTCCCCCGGAGGGCCTCCAGGAAGATGGTCCTGGGGCTGACGGTCAGCCTGAGGGGCGTGGCTCTGCAGCGCTACTCCCCCCTGGGTCACATGTCCCCCAGCCTGCCCCCCGCCTCCATGAGGGACCCCCCGCCGGAGGAGGGGTTCGGGAGGGCGCCGCGCTAG